The Halobacterium litoreum genome includes a region encoding these proteins:
- a CDS encoding 1,4-dihydroxy-2-naphthoyl-CoA synthase: MVSELFDPDRWEAVDDVDFTDITYHRGTDVDAVRIAFDRPEVRNAFRPGTVDELHEALDHAKRQSDVGCVLLTGNGPSPKDDGWAFCSGGDQSVRGDSGYEYRGDDEADADEDESVREAKAGRLHILEVQRAIRFMPKPVVAVVPGWAVGGGHSLHVVCDITLASDEHAKFLQTDPDVASFDAGFGSAYLAKQVGQKKAREIFFRGKTYSAEEAVDMGMANEAVPHDDLEEVALEWADEMASKSPTAMRMLKYAFNMADDGLVDQQVFAGEATRLGYMTDEAKEGREAFMEGRDPDFSKYPWHY; encoded by the coding sequence ATGGTCTCTGAACTGTTCGACCCCGACCGCTGGGAGGCGGTCGACGACGTCGACTTCACCGACATCACGTACCACCGGGGGACGGACGTGGACGCGGTGCGAATCGCGTTCGACCGCCCCGAGGTGCGCAACGCGTTCCGACCCGGGACAGTGGACGAACTCCACGAGGCGCTCGACCACGCGAAACGCCAGTCCGACGTCGGCTGTGTCCTCCTGACGGGCAACGGCCCGAGTCCGAAAGACGACGGCTGGGCGTTCTGCTCGGGCGGCGACCAGTCCGTGCGCGGCGACTCCGGCTACGAGTACCGGGGCGACGACGAGGCCGACGCCGACGAGGACGAGTCGGTGCGAGAGGCGAAGGCGGGCCGCCTCCACATTCTGGAAGTCCAGCGCGCGATTCGGTTCATGCCCAAGCCCGTGGTCGCCGTCGTCCCCGGGTGGGCGGTCGGCGGCGGGCACAGCCTCCACGTCGTCTGTGACATCACGCTCGCGAGCGACGAGCACGCGAAGTTCCTCCAGACCGACCCCGACGTGGCCTCGTTCGACGCCGGGTTCGGGTCGGCGTACCTCGCCAAGCAGGTCGGCCAGAAGAAGGCCCGCGAAATCTTCTTCCGCGGGAAGACGTACAGCGCCGAGGAAGCCGTCGACATGGGAATGGCCAACGAGGCGGTCCCGCACGACGACCTGGAGGAGGTGGCCCTGGAGTGGGCCGACGAGATGGCGTCGAAGTCGCCGACGGCGATGCGAATGTTGAAGTACGCGTTCAACATGGCCGACGACGGCCTCGTCGACCAGCAGGTGTTCGCGGGCGAAGCCACCCGCCTCGGCTACATGACCGACGAAGCCAAGGAGGGCCGAGAGGCGTTCATGGAGGGCCGCGACCCGGATTTCTCGAAGTACCCCTGGCATTACTGA
- a CDS encoding DUF7120 family protein, whose translation MPTVEVNIPDQIEMQIAQLVEQGEFVSREEAIEQLLSSGIRAYKTSGPSDDEEEFGLEGEGDMMGHEDEYVF comes from the coding sequence ATGCCTACCGTCGAAGTCAACATCCCGGACCAGATCGAGATGCAGATCGCCCAACTCGTCGAACAGGGGGAGTTCGTCAGCCGCGAGGAAGCAATCGAGCAACTGCTCTCGTCGGGCATCCGCGCGTACAAGACGAGCGGCCCGTCCGACGACGAAGAGGAGTTCGGTCTCGAAGGCGAAGGCGACATGATGGGCCACGAGGACGAGTACGTCTTCTGA
- a CDS encoding DUF7527 domain-containing protein, with amino-acid sequence MQAHTVERVESWDSRPFSGGFRELHDLADANFSGAVVADGTWLFVLNGRVIGVFEGDIEDFEDADGTVYEAPDPSVALLFSMQERGGQTQAKYYSNDTPLSEADDTLSSANFTGYVELSENVLSGDYYVVYYGGRSMSAAFVGTSEELITGDEAFERADDEVGVYEVMKTPVNVTALPEVEDEDESEGEPTDAAAGAAAAGGAAAGAAAAGGAAASDDSPAAAESSPATEQSTGGESRTEATSATDQSPSSSGTGAASSSTTDTAAAGATAASTGDADTGETTVEAPSGSAGGDAGGDESPEGRAFDEEQEWQNARSVPTLDPEKSATSDGGTEAASGSSSNAPSRSEQSKRTQRKRSTQSRSKRSANADQQSSSGKPRSTVEKLKQAVKRRDAKLEETKERLATLEGERDDLRETVEEVERERDELQSRVDELEAELAAVEADQPDGDLELDRSEALSGTNLFVRYDSKGKPTLDELDGSTNREEVNQNLRIDHHTQFEASRATVDGESFESFLADTAAYRFVSWAVRELPYEIRDSGHQSGLADLYDAIPDVDRAELDGTVEVETEDGAVAETFDVVLRDRMGNPLVVAELNAEREPVTGDEMQSLVDAATGVREGSDDLGAAVYVTASFFEPPALETAAEETGGGGFLSRSDKESYVKVARKAGYHLCLVEDRSDAFHLTVPEL; translated from the coding sequence ATGCAGGCACACACGGTCGAGCGGGTGGAGTCGTGGGACTCCCGGCCGTTCTCGGGTGGCTTCCGCGAACTCCACGACCTCGCGGACGCTAACTTCTCGGGCGCGGTCGTCGCCGACGGAACGTGGTTGTTCGTGTTGAACGGCCGCGTCATCGGCGTCTTCGAGGGCGACATCGAGGACTTCGAGGACGCCGACGGGACGGTGTACGAGGCACCGGACCCGTCCGTCGCGCTCCTGTTCTCGATGCAGGAGCGAGGCGGACAGACGCAAGCGAAGTACTACTCGAACGACACGCCGCTGTCGGAGGCCGACGACACCCTCTCCAGTGCGAACTTCACGGGCTACGTCGAACTCTCGGAGAACGTCCTCTCCGGGGATTACTACGTCGTCTACTACGGCGGCCGGTCGATGAGCGCGGCGTTCGTCGGAACGAGCGAGGAACTGATAACGGGCGACGAGGCGTTCGAGCGCGCGGACGACGAGGTCGGCGTCTACGAGGTCATGAAGACGCCGGTGAACGTCACGGCGCTCCCCGAAGTCGAGGACGAAGACGAGAGCGAGGGCGAGCCCACCGACGCGGCCGCGGGTGCGGCGGCCGCCGGTGGTGCGGCCGCGGGTGCGGCGGCCGCCGGTGGTGCGGCCGCGAGCGACGACAGCCCGGCGGCGGCCGAGTCGTCGCCCGCGACCGAGCAGTCGACCGGCGGCGAGTCGCGCACGGAAGCGACGTCGGCGACGGACCAGTCGCCGAGCAGTTCCGGAACCGGCGCCGCGTCGTCGTCCACTACAGACACGGCGGCCGCCGGGGCAACGGCGGCGAGCACCGGCGACGCGGACACCGGCGAGACGACCGTCGAGGCGCCGTCGGGGTCGGCTGGCGGCGACGCCGGTGGCGACGAGTCACCGGAGGGGCGCGCGTTCGACGAGGAACAGGAGTGGCAGAACGCGCGCTCGGTGCCGACACTCGACCCCGAGAAGAGCGCGACGAGCGACGGCGGCACCGAGGCGGCGAGCGGGTCGTCGTCGAACGCGCCGTCGCGGAGCGAACAGTCCAAGCGCACGCAACGCAAGCGGTCGACGCAGTCCCGCTCGAAGCGTTCCGCGAACGCCGACCAGCAGTCGTCGTCGGGGAAGCCGCGTTCGACCGTCGAGAAGCTGAAGCAGGCGGTGAAGCGGCGGGACGCGAAACTGGAGGAGACCAAGGAGCGACTCGCGACGCTGGAGGGCGAACGCGACGACCTCCGGGAGACCGTCGAGGAGGTAGAGCGCGAGCGCGACGAACTTCAGTCCCGCGTGGACGAACTGGAGGCGGAACTGGCGGCCGTCGAGGCCGACCAGCCCGACGGCGACCTCGAACTCGACCGGAGCGAGGCGCTGTCGGGTACGAACCTCTTCGTGCGCTACGACTCGAAGGGGAAGCCGACGCTGGACGAACTGGACGGGTCGACGAACCGCGAGGAGGTAAACCAGAATCTGCGCATCGACCACCACACGCAGTTCGAGGCGTCGCGGGCGACCGTGGACGGCGAGTCCTTCGAGTCGTTCCTCGCGGACACGGCGGCCTACCGGTTCGTGTCGTGGGCGGTCCGCGAACTCCCGTACGAGATTCGGGACTCCGGGCACCAGTCGGGACTGGCTGACCTCTACGACGCCATCCCGGACGTCGACCGCGCGGAGTTGGACGGCACCGTCGAAGTCGAAACCGAGGACGGCGCCGTCGCCGAGACGTTCGACGTCGTGCTCCGGGACCGGATGGGGAACCCGCTCGTCGTGGCGGAGTTGAACGCCGAGCGGGAGCCCGTCACCGGGGACGAGATGCAGTCACTCGTGGACGCCGCAACGGGCGTCCGCGAGGGGAGCGACGACCTCGGCGCGGCGGTCTACGTGACCGCGTCGTTCTTCGAGCCGCCGGCCCTCGAAACCGCCGCCGAGGAGACGGGTGGCGGCGGCTTCCTGAGTCGCAGCGACAAGGAGAGTTACGTGAAAGTCGCTCGGAAAGCGGGCTATCACCTGTGTCTCGTGGAAGACCGGAGCGACGCCTTCCACCTCACGGTGCCGGAACTGTAG
- a CDS encoding UPF0058 family protein, with product MHKDELLDLHEQMVQIKDQFIEFDTVDEDAFAAYEQLEVDPSHVHKSKSEHKHAVFLLGNSLAAAMSEDEFSSAGRLSKRMEELADDASNKL from the coding sequence ATGCACAAGGACGAGCTCCTCGACTTACACGAGCAGATGGTCCAGATCAAAGACCAGTTCATCGAGTTCGACACCGTCGACGAGGACGCGTTCGCGGCCTACGAGCAACTCGAAGTCGACCCCTCCCACGTCCACAAGTCCAAAAGCGAGCACAAACACGCCGTCTTCCTCCTCGGGAACTCGCTCGCGGCGGCGATGAGCGAGGACGAGTTCTCCAGTGCGGGCCGCCTCAGCAAGCGCATGGAGGAGCTCGCGGACGACGCTTCGAACAAACTCTGA
- a CDS encoding isochorismate synthase encodes MSSLSGEAAVQGPVVSRSCRVADVSYRAFLASRDAPRIHWADPDGVEVSGVGATAVVTAAGGDRFDAVREWADALFADADHDGPEVARPRALGGFAFFDDHEAGGTWAGFPAAQFVVPEFQLASAGDETWLTVTRAGDDATAEGVEAALEDARETVESLPAMVPGGDRPGVRETTPTPGKAAWCDQVRDALARIEDGSLRKVVLATALRADLNAPVEPRNLLERLRQRYSECFRFLVEPTSDAAFLGATPERLATLSGDTVRTTALAGSVERGESVAEDARLAELLRESDKLRHEQELVTDTIAERLDALGDVTVGERGVRKLSNIQHLETPISATVTDDTHVLDVVERLHPTPAVNGLPADAALDTIRETETFDRGWYAAPVGWFDADGDGTFGVGLRSAVAAGETVTMFGGNGIVADSDPEAEWEEVQLKYRPILDELE; translated from the coding sequence ATGAGTTCTCTGTCCGGCGAAGCGGCCGTTCAGGGGCCGGTCGTGAGCAGGAGTTGCCGGGTCGCGGACGTCTCCTATCGGGCGTTTCTCGCGTCGCGGGACGCCCCGCGCATCCACTGGGCCGACCCCGACGGCGTGGAGGTGTCGGGGGTCGGCGCGACGGCGGTGGTGACGGCGGCGGGCGGCGACCGCTTCGACGCCGTCCGCGAGTGGGCCGACGCGCTGTTCGCGGACGCCGACCACGACGGCCCCGAGGTCGCTCGGCCGCGCGCCCTCGGCGGCTTCGCGTTCTTCGACGACCACGAGGCCGGCGGGACGTGGGCTGGCTTCCCCGCCGCGCAGTTCGTCGTCCCCGAGTTCCAGTTGGCGAGCGCGGGCGACGAGACGTGGCTGACGGTGACGCGCGCCGGCGACGACGCCACCGCCGAGGGCGTTGAGGCGGCGCTCGAAGACGCCCGCGAGACGGTCGAGTCGCTGCCGGCGATGGTGCCCGGCGGCGACCGACCGGGCGTCCGCGAGACGACGCCGACGCCGGGGAAAGCGGCGTGGTGTGACCAAGTCCGGGACGCGCTCGCCCGCATCGAGGACGGGAGCCTCCGGAAGGTCGTCCTCGCGACGGCGCTGCGCGCCGACCTGAACGCGCCCGTCGAGCCGCGGAACCTCCTCGAGCGCCTCCGTCAGCGCTACTCCGAGTGCTTCCGGTTTCTCGTGGAGCCGACGAGCGACGCGGCGTTCCTCGGCGCGACCCCCGAGCGCCTCGCGACGCTCTCCGGCGACACGGTGCGGACGACGGCGCTCGCGGGGTCAGTCGAGCGCGGCGAGTCGGTCGCCGAGGACGCGCGACTCGCGGAACTGCTCCGGGAGAGCGACAAACTCCGCCACGAGCAGGAACTCGTCACCGACACCATCGCCGAGCGCCTCGACGCGCTCGGCGACGTGACGGTGGGCGAGCGCGGCGTCCGCAAACTCTCGAACATCCAGCACCTCGAAACGCCGATTTCGGCGACTGTGACCGACGACACGCACGTCCTCGACGTGGTCGAGCGCCTGCATCCGACGCCGGCCGTCAACGGCCTGCCGGCGGACGCGGCGCTGGACACGATTCGGGAGACGGAGACGTTCGACCGCGGGTGGTACGCCGCGCCAGTCGGGTGGTTCGACGCCGACGGCGACGGGACGTTCGGCGTCGGCCTGCGCTCCGCGGTCGCCGCCGGCGAGACGGTGACGATGTTCGGCGGGAACGGCATCGTCGCGGACAGCGACCCGGAGGCCGAGTGGGAGGAGGTACAGTTGAAGTACCGGCCGATTCTGGACGAACTCGAATGA
- a CDS encoding sulfite oxidase-like oxidoreductase, with protein sequence MSVEDVTDLYEEFGDDRVPPGQRETSKFPVLSKGGTPSWDPESWEFTVTGAVDEELSLSFEEFTGLDAETQRQDFHCVTGWSKLDCEFTGVTFPHLAELAGVRDDAVHVMFHALDGYTTNLPLETCMRDEVLFAWEYDGDDLPREHGGPLRVVTPHKYAYKGAKWVDGVEFLTEPERGYWEKRGYSNTADPWAEDRYS encoded by the coding sequence ATGAGTGTCGAGGACGTCACGGACCTCTACGAGGAGTTCGGGGACGACAGGGTCCCGCCGGGCCAGCGCGAGACGTCGAAGTTCCCGGTGTTGTCGAAGGGCGGGACGCCGTCGTGGGACCCCGAGTCGTGGGAGTTCACCGTGACCGGCGCGGTCGACGAGGAACTGTCGCTCTCCTTCGAGGAGTTCACCGGCCTCGACGCCGAGACCCAGCGACAGGACTTCCACTGCGTCACCGGCTGGTCGAAACTCGACTGCGAGTTCACGGGCGTGACGTTCCCGCACCTCGCCGAGTTGGCGGGTGTCCGCGACGACGCGGTCCACGTGATGTTCCACGCGCTAGACGGCTACACGACGAACCTCCCGCTGGAGACCTGCATGCGCGACGAGGTACTGTTCGCGTGGGAGTACGACGGCGACGACCTGCCCCGCGAGCACGGCGGCCCCCTGCGCGTCGTGACGCCCCACAAGTACGCGTACAAGGGCGCGAAGTGGGTTGACGGCGTGGAGTTCCTCACCGAACCCGAGCGCGGCTACTGGGAGAAGCGCGGCTACTCGAACACCGCCGACCCGTGGGCGGAAGACCGGTACAGTTAG
- the menD gene encoding 2-succinyl-5-enolpyruvyl-6-hydroxy-3-cyclohexene-1-carboxylic-acid synthase: MTAPNRNVLWARAAVDELAKSGVDAVCVCPGSRSTPLTVALAEHDDIRVFSHLDERSAAFFALGRGKRTGRPTPVVTTSGTATANLHPAVMEANQARVPLLLLTADRPPELRDSGANQTVDQTKLYGDAVRHFRELPEPEADDRKLRSLRTAVCRAVGETTGANPGPVHLNFPFRKPLEPTEAPGDVPGSFAEDYPLAAEGRDGPFVAVDHGRSEPPERVLADLADAAASAERGLVVAGPDDHGLAGDAAAALAEATGFPVFADPLSDARFGSQTADAPVVGGYDGFLAADFPAPDFVLRFGASPTSKRLRHFLRDADARQVVVDAAGGWREAEFTATDLVAADPTETARALAERVDSGRSDWTDRVLDAEARYWGAVDGFERDCLLEGDVAATVFADAPDPATIAVSNSMPVRDADRFARPRDANLTVLGNRGASGVDGVTSTALGAGSATDDPLVLLTGDIAYYHDSNGLLALERCGVDATVVLVNNDGGGIFHELPIEAFDPPFTEQFVTPHGLDFAPTGDTYDLEFARVESLDGFREAYRESVGSPGTQVIEVRTDAEATHRERDRLDSLVADRL, encoded by the coding sequence ATGACGGCGCCGAACCGGAACGTCCTGTGGGCGCGCGCTGCGGTCGACGAACTCGCGAAGTCCGGGGTGGACGCGGTCTGTGTCTGCCCCGGCAGTCGCTCCACGCCGTTGACGGTCGCGCTCGCCGAGCACGACGACATCCGGGTGTTCTCGCACCTCGACGAGCGCTCGGCGGCGTTCTTCGCGCTCGGCCGCGGGAAGCGCACCGGTCGCCCGACGCCGGTCGTCACCACGTCGGGCACGGCGACGGCGAACCTCCACCCGGCGGTGATGGAGGCAAATCAGGCCCGCGTCCCCCTGCTCCTCCTGACCGCGGACCGGCCGCCGGAACTCCGGGACTCGGGCGCGAACCAGACCGTCGACCAGACGAAACTGTACGGCGACGCCGTCCGCCACTTCCGGGAACTCCCCGAACCCGAGGCCGACGACCGGAAACTCCGGTCGCTCCGAACCGCGGTCTGCCGTGCCGTCGGCGAGACGACGGGCGCGAACCCGGGTCCGGTTCACCTGAACTTCCCGTTCCGGAAGCCGCTCGAACCGACCGAGGCGCCGGGCGACGTTCCCGGGTCGTTCGCCGAGGACTACCCGCTCGCCGCCGAGGGACGCGACGGCCCGTTCGTCGCCGTCGACCACGGCCGGAGCGAGCCACCCGAGCGCGTGCTCGCGGACCTCGCTGACGCCGCGGCGAGCGCCGAGCGCGGCCTCGTCGTCGCCGGCCCGGACGACCACGGGCTCGCCGGAGATGCTGCCGCCGCGCTCGCCGAAGCCACCGGCTTCCCGGTGTTCGCGGACCCGCTGTCCGACGCGCGGTTCGGCTCGCAGACCGCCGACGCGCCCGTCGTCGGCGGCTACGACGGCTTCCTCGCCGCCGACTTTCCGGCCCCCGACTTCGTCCTGCGGTTCGGCGCGTCCCCTACCTCGAAGCGCCTCCGTCACTTCCTCCGGGACGCGGACGCCCGACAGGTCGTCGTCGACGCCGCGGGCGGGTGGCGCGAAGCCGAGTTCACTGCGACCGACCTCGTCGCCGCCGACCCGACCGAGACGGCGCGAGCGCTCGCCGAGCGCGTGGATTCGGGCCGCAGCGACTGGACCGACCGGGTGCTCGACGCCGAGGCCCGGTACTGGGGCGCGGTGGACGGCTTCGAGCGCGACTGCCTGCTGGAAGGCGACGTGGCCGCGACGGTGTTCGCGGACGCACCCGACCCCGCGACGATTGCGGTCTCGAACAGCATGCCGGTGCGGGACGCCGACCGGTTCGCGCGCCCCCGCGACGCAAATCTGACCGTCCTCGGGAATCGCGGCGCGTCGGGCGTCGACGGCGTCACCTCCACCGCGCTCGGCGCGGGGAGCGCGACCGACGACCCGCTCGTCCTCCTGACCGGCGACATCGCGTACTACCACGACTCGAACGGCCTGCTCGCGCTGGAGCGCTGTGGCGTGGACGCCACCGTCGTCCTCGTGAACAACGACGGCGGCGGCATCTTCCACGAACTCCCCATCGAGGCCTTCGACCCGCCGTTCACCGAGCAGTTCGTCACGCCCCACGGCCTCGACTTCGCGCCGACCGGCGACACCTACGACTTAGAGTTCGCTCGGGTCGAGAGCCTCGACGGCTTCCGCGAGGCCTACCGCGAGTCCGTCGGCTCGCCGGGCACGCAGGTCATCGAGGTGCGGACGGACGCCGAAGCGACCCACCGGGAGCGCGACCGCCTCGACTCGCTGGTCGCCGACCGGCTCTGA
- a CDS encoding BCCT family transporter has translation MSRGGWYVLGLEDATWPERGLFFVAMAAMLSLAAVGFLRPALLSDALNGAFDWVLTYFGWWFILLGFILLVLVLCVTFSRYGRLRIGGPDAEPEFDTFSWLSMVFTVGFGASILIWGVGEPVSIFQNPPPKPYPVEGASLKSLSLAFMFVHEVFPGLAMWYLPVALAFGIVVYTEGVGEYKISSMLTGIVPADDYPGFHWTVDLAAIVASIGGIATTLGFSSQTMAAILGGVFGLDAAVLTYGIFALIGGVFLVDVWLGLRKGIRNAARATMVFIGLAMALLVVVGPTLFMFELGLDATGVWLNNMVRMMLYTDPTASGNWAANWTGFWWAWWAAWSIFVGSFVARVSKGRTIREMFAVLVLAPTALTWIQHLLVGGWVLAPGYVGPVGDALAANGIPAAIARALSVTPYGSVLAVLFVVVIAGYIVTSLDSAVFMISAITLGDEDPNARNRAWWGALLAFFGVVSLELESFAAIQSLSPLLALPFTVFLLAIVYAAYVAARDYAREADGVDVEPGSLLSEQSRSADTAASDDD, from the coding sequence ATGAGTCGGGGTGGCTGGTACGTTCTCGGCCTCGAAGACGCGACGTGGCCCGAGCGCGGCCTGTTCTTCGTCGCGATGGCGGCGATGCTCTCGCTCGCCGCCGTCGGATTCCTGCGCCCGGCGCTCCTCAGCGACGCGCTGAACGGCGCCTTCGACTGGGTGCTGACGTACTTCGGCTGGTGGTTCATCCTCCTCGGGTTCATCCTGTTGGTGCTCGTCCTCTGCGTGACGTTCTCCCGGTACGGCCGCCTCCGCATCGGCGGCCCGGACGCCGAACCAGAGTTCGACACGTTCTCCTGGCTCTCGATGGTGTTCACCGTCGGCTTCGGCGCCTCGATTCTCATCTGGGGCGTCGGCGAACCCGTCTCCATCTTCCAGAACCCGCCGCCGAAACCCTACCCCGTCGAGGGCGCGTCGCTGAAGTCGCTGTCACTCGCGTTCATGTTCGTCCACGAGGTGTTCCCGGGGCTGGCGATGTGGTACCTCCCGGTCGCCCTCGCGTTCGGCATCGTCGTCTACACCGAGGGCGTCGGCGAGTACAAGATCAGTTCGATGCTCACCGGTATCGTCCCGGCCGACGACTACCCCGGCTTCCACTGGACCGTCGACCTCGCCGCCATCGTCGCGAGCATCGGCGGCATCGCCACCACGCTCGGGTTCAGCTCCCAGACGATGGCCGCCATCCTCGGCGGCGTCTTCGGCCTCGACGCCGCCGTCCTCACGTACGGCATCTTCGCGCTCATCGGCGGCGTCTTCCTCGTCGACGTCTGGCTCGGCCTCCGGAAGGGCATCCGGAACGCGGCGCGCGCGACGATGGTGTTCATCGGGCTCGCGATGGCGCTGCTCGTCGTCGTCGGGCCGACGCTGTTCATGTTCGAACTCGGCCTCGACGCGACCGGCGTCTGGCTGAACAACATGGTCCGGATGATGCTGTACACCGACCCCACGGCGTCCGGCAACTGGGCGGCCAACTGGACCGGCTTCTGGTGGGCGTGGTGGGCGGCGTGGAGCATCTTCGTCGGGAGTTTCGTCGCGCGCGTCTCGAAGGGACGCACCATCCGCGAGATGTTCGCCGTCCTCGTGCTCGCGCCGACGGCGCTGACGTGGATTCAACACCTCCTCGTCGGCGGGTGGGTGCTCGCGCCCGGCTACGTCGGCCCCGTCGGCGACGCGCTGGCGGCCAACGGCATCCCCGCGGCCATCGCGCGAGCGCTCTCCGTGACGCCGTACGGCTCCGTCCTCGCGGTGCTGTTCGTCGTCGTCATCGCCGGCTACATCGTCACGTCGCTTGACTCGGCGGTGTTCATGATATCCGCCATCACGCTCGGCGACGAGGACCCGAACGCCCGGAACCGCGCGTGGTGGGGTGCACTGCTCGCCTTCTTCGGCGTGGTGAGCCTCGAACTGGAGAGCTTCGCGGCCATCCAGTCGCTGTCCCCGCTGCTCGCGCTCCCGTTCACGGTGTTCCTGCTCGCAATCGTCTACGCGGCCTACGTCGCCGCTCGCGACTACGCGAGAGAAGCCGACGGCGTCGACGTCGAACCCGGTTCGTTGCTCTCCGAGCAGTCGCGGTCCGCTGACACCGCGGCCTCGGACGACGACTGA
- a CDS encoding adenylosuccinate synthase, with translation MTVTIVGAQLGDEGKGGVVDIFGDAADVVARYQGGDNAGHTVVADGEEYKLSLVPSGAVRGKTGVLGNGCVVNPETLFEEIDALRERGLDPDVRVAKRAHVILPYHRVLDGIEEDVKSESDQEVGTTGRGIGPTYEDKAGRRGLRVADLLDTDTLREKLEYVVPQKRRLAEDVFGVETGDAFDVDALHEQYARYGERLADEDMTVDAGNYLADRLDDGDEVMFEGAQGTIIDIDHGNYPYVTSSNPTAGGAATGTGLSPGVVGGGEVLGIVKGYLTRVGSGPMPTELGGVVGDTPDYDEQGEGDNEELATYIREEGGEYGTVTGRPRRVGWLDMPMLRHSARANGFTGLALNHLDVLAGLDEVKVGHAYELDGETVYSMPATTERWGDCDPVFRTFEGWEEFDPETVAAEGYDALPEAARDYVEYVEDELDAPAYVLGVGPGREESVVRQNPFE, from the coding sequence ATGACCGTCACAATCGTCGGCGCGCAACTCGGCGACGAAGGGAAGGGTGGCGTCGTCGACATCTTCGGCGACGCCGCTGACGTCGTCGCCCGCTACCAGGGCGGCGACAACGCCGGCCACACCGTCGTGGCCGACGGCGAAGAGTACAAACTGTCGCTGGTCCCCTCCGGCGCCGTCCGCGGGAAGACCGGCGTCCTCGGCAACGGCTGTGTCGTCAACCCCGAGACGCTGTTCGAGGAAATCGACGCGCTCCGCGAGCGCGGCCTCGACCCCGACGTGAGAGTCGCGAAGCGCGCTCACGTCATCCTCCCCTACCACCGCGTCCTCGACGGCATCGAGGAAGACGTCAAAAGCGAGTCCGACCAGGAGGTCGGGACGACCGGCCGCGGCATCGGGCCGACCTACGAGGACAAGGCCGGTCGCCGAGGCCTCCGCGTCGCGGACCTACTCGACACCGACACCCTCCGGGAGAAACTGGAGTACGTCGTGCCACAGAAGCGCCGCCTCGCCGAGGATGTCTTCGGCGTGGAGACCGGCGACGCGTTCGACGTCGACGCCCTCCACGAGCAGTACGCGCGCTACGGCGAACGCCTCGCCGACGAGGACATGACCGTGGACGCCGGGAACTACCTCGCCGACCGTCTCGACGACGGCGACGAGGTGATGTTCGAGGGCGCACAGGGCACCATCATCGACATCGACCACGGGAACTACCCCTACGTCACGTCCTCGAACCCGACCGCGGGCGGCGCCGCGACGGGCACCGGCCTGAGCCCCGGCGTCGTCGGCGGCGGCGAGGTACTCGGCATTGTGAAGGGCTACCTGACGCGCGTCGGCAGCGGCCCGATGCCGACCGAACTCGGCGGCGTCGTCGGCGACACGCCGGACTACGACGAGCAGGGCGAGGGCGACAACGAGGAACTGGCGACGTACATCCGCGAGGAGGGCGGCGAGTACGGCACCGTCACCGGCCGCCCGCGACGCGTCGGCTGGCTGGACATGCCGATGCTCCGCCACTCCGCGCGCGCCAACGGCTTCACCGGCCTCGCTCTCAACCACCTCGACGTGCTCGCCGGCCTGGACGAGGTGAAAGTCGGGCACGCCTACGAACTCGACGGCGAGACGGTCTACTCGATGCCCGCGACCACCGAGCGCTGGGGCGACTGCGACCCCGTCTTCCGGACCTTCGAGGGCTGGGAGGAGTTCGACCCCGAGACGGTCGCCGCGGAGGGCTACGACGCCCTCCCCGAGGCCGCACGCGACTACGTGGAGTACGTCGAGGATGAACTCGACGCGCCCGCGTACGTGCTCGGCGTCGGGCCGGGCCGCGAGGAGTCCGTCGTCCGACAGAACCCCTTCGAGTAG